Proteins from a single region of Flavobacterium sp. K5-23:
- a CDS encoding MarC family protein — translation MFELSFNEIATVGMVLFAVIDILGSIPIIVDLRTKVGHIQSEKATIAALVIMIMFLFIGEEMLNIIGIDVNSFAVAGSFVLFFLALEMILGIRLYKEEDDSKTASIVPIAFPLIAGAGTMTTLLSLKSQYHTINIIIAILLNMIVVYVVLKSSSKIEQMLGKSGLGVIRKVFGVVLLAIAVKLFGANVKGLFV, via the coding sequence ATGTTTGAATTAAGTTTTAATGAAATTGCAACTGTAGGAATGGTTTTATTTGCCGTAATCGACATCTTAGGAAGCATTCCCATTATTGTTGATTTGCGTACTAAAGTTGGACACATTCAGTCTGAAAAAGCTACAATTGCAGCCTTAGTCATTATGATTATGTTTCTTTTTATAGGGGAAGAAATGTTGAATATAATAGGAATTGACGTAAACTCTTTTGCAGTTGCGGGTTCTTTTGTTCTTTTTTTCTTGGCTTTAGAAATGATTTTAGGAATTCGTTTATACAAAGAAGAAGACGACTCTAAAACAGCTTCAATAGTACCCATAGCTTTCCCATTAATTGCAGGTGCCGGAACAATGACGACTTTATTATCTTTAAAATCTCAATACCACACTATTAATATAATCATCGCTATTCTACTGAATATGATTGTGGTTTACGTGGTTTTAAAATCGTCTTCAAAAATAGAACAAATGCTCGGTAAGTCAGGTTTAGGCGTGATTAGAAAGGTTTTTGGCGTTGTATTGCTTGCCATAGCTGTTAAATTATTCGGCGCTAATGTTAAAGGTTTGTTTGTCTAA
- a CDS encoding FAD-dependent oxidoreductase: MFDVLIIGGGVSGMSCALVLGSAKNKPFTTDKKIGVFTHQKASSLQDAVFNNAYGIPAGKLGSELLLESKKQLSDSYPHIVQIPDEKVIAIEGHFPEFTITTNKNTYKTKSIVVAIGAANTFAIEGLMHYVEAHKKAKPEKQRIQLQNTDHEVTQGVYVIGTLAGHRSQLAIAAGSGAAVATDILTLWNNGTQTHVHDSNR; encoded by the coding sequence ATGTTTGACGTTTTAATTATTGGCGGAGGCGTTTCAGGAATGTCCTGTGCTCTTGTTTTGGGTTCTGCTAAAAACAAACCTTTTACAACTGATAAAAAAATCGGGGTTTTCACCCACCAGAAAGCATCCTCACTTCAAGATGCTGTTTTCAACAATGCCTATGGAATTCCTGCAGGTAAATTAGGCTCAGAATTACTGCTGGAAAGCAAAAAACAATTGTCAGACAGTTACCCACATATCGTCCAAATTCCTGATGAAAAAGTGATTGCAATAGAAGGTCATTTTCCAGAATTTACAATTACTACAAATAAAAACACCTATAAAACTAAATCGATTGTTGTCGCTATTGGTGCCGCAAACACTTTTGCCATTGAAGGACTGATGCACTATGTAGAAGCGCATAAAAAGGCAAAACCGGAGAAACAAAGAATTCAATTGCAAAATACAGATCACGAGGTTACTCAAGGCGTTTACGTTATCGGAACTTTAGCCGGACATAGAAGCCAGTTGGCAATTGCCGCAGGAAGCGGTGCTGCTGTAGCAACGGATATTCTTACTTTATGGAATAATGGCACGCAAACTCACGTTCACGACAGCAATAGGTAG
- a CDS encoding lysophospholipid acyltransferase family protein, with product MFSLLLSLTRLIIFITYVSLFSVIFYVASFFWSEKTTSRNGLILRDCIIKTTTWILGIRTTVYGEIPLIQGLIVANHRSYFDPIVIVGHLNAFPVGKKEVASWPLIGYLCKISGVVFVDRKCQDSRQETCDNIKEIINNGHSVLNFPEGTTHILPTTVDFNYGSFKTATEIKAAIIPIAIDYKVISDAFVDDDTFIPHFLKCFGKLTTEIKITYFPPLYSDDAEYLLKTSKEMIDKELIRYREDWNSNT from the coding sequence ATGTTTTCATTACTATTAAGCCTTACTAGATTAATCATTTTCATCACATACGTTTCCTTATTTTCTGTTATTTTTTATGTAGCAAGCTTTTTTTGGAGCGAGAAAACCACATCTCGAAACGGACTAATATTACGTGACTGTATAATAAAAACAACCACTTGGATTTTAGGAATCCGAACAACTGTTTATGGCGAAATACCCTTAATTCAGGGATTAATCGTAGCTAATCATCGTTCCTATTTTGATCCAATTGTAATTGTAGGCCATTTAAATGCTTTCCCTGTAGGCAAGAAAGAAGTTGCTTCTTGGCCATTAATTGGTTATCTCTGTAAAATATCAGGGGTTGTTTTTGTAGACAGAAAATGTCAAGATAGCCGCCAAGAAACTTGTGATAATATAAAAGAGATTATCAATAATGGCCATTCTGTGCTTAATTTTCCAGAAGGAACGACGCATATTTTACCTACAACAGTAGATTTTAATTATGGGTCATTCAAGACGGCTACAGAAATAAAAGCCGCAATTATTCCTATTGCAATAGATTACAAAGTAATATCAGATGCTTTTGTTGATGATGATACTTTTATTCCTCATTTCTTAAAATGTTTTGGAAAACTGACTACCGAAATAAAAATCACTTATTTCCCCCCGCTATATTCTGACGATGCTGAATATTTATTGAAGACTTCTAAAGAGATGATTGATAAGGAACTTATTCGATATAGAGAAGATTGGAATTCGAATACATAA
- a CDS encoding S41 family peptidase, producing MKMKNKYLPIVLFATLAIGVLLGGLLNFSNQNHLLVKNSSRTKLNKLIDFIDKEYVDDVSTDSIVNLTVDNIMGHLDPHSVYVPPSMQSQVAESMKGDFVGIGVNFYMYNDSVAIIKPVENGPSAKAGIKAGDRILYADKTKLFGRKLPSDSLFSKLKGKEGSLVELTIFRKSEGKKLKVKIRRDVIPIKSVDVAVLLNTTTGYIKINRFAETTYEEFMAGLTKLKQKGATSLVIDLRDNGGGYMEEAISIADELLKDKQLIVFTKNKKGSVQKTFATKKGSFENGNVSILINENSASASEILAGAVQDNDRGTIVGRRSFGKGLVQREMDFDDGSAVRLTIARYYTPTGRSIQKPYAKGNEDYFKESDSRFKNGELYKKDSIKVADTLKFKTPKGKVVYGGGGIVPDVFVPLEVEHGSEHIVYLLQSGIVGRFVFEQLDKDRKAFNGLSFEGFVAKMKTSDLYFNAFQKYLQQNGLDLRLTKSKAIVKRYLSAEFARQLYGESNYYEIILKDDVMIKAVLK from the coding sequence ATGAAAATGAAAAATAAATACCTGCCTATCGTACTCTTTGCAACTCTCGCAATAGGGGTGCTTCTTGGGGGATTATTAAATTTTTCAAACCAAAATCATTTGTTGGTTAAAAACAGTTCCAGAACAAAGCTCAACAAACTAATTGATTTTATCGACAAGGAATATGTTGATGACGTAAGTACAGATTCTATTGTAAATCTTACGGTAGACAATATTATGGGACATTTAGATCCGCATTCTGTATATGTTCCACCTAGTATGCAATCGCAAGTTGCGGAAAGTATGAAAGGGGACTTTGTGGGAATAGGGGTTAATTTCTATATGTATAATGATTCAGTGGCGATTATAAAACCTGTTGAAAATGGCCCTTCGGCAAAAGCAGGAATAAAAGCGGGCGACCGTATTTTATATGCCGATAAAACCAAGTTATTTGGTCGTAAATTGCCAAGTGACAGTTTGTTTTCGAAGCTAAAAGGAAAAGAAGGTTCTTTAGTTGAACTTACGATTTTCAGAAAATCAGAAGGCAAGAAATTAAAAGTAAAAATTAGACGTGATGTCATTCCAATAAAGAGTGTAGATGTGGCGGTTCTTTTAAATACAACCACGGGATATATAAAAATAAACCGATTTGCCGAAACCACCTATGAAGAATTTATGGCAGGTTTAACCAAATTAAAACAAAAAGGCGCAACATCACTAGTTATCGATCTTAGAGATAATGGCGGAGGATATATGGAAGAAGCCATTTCTATTGCTGATGAATTACTGAAAGACAAGCAATTGATTGTTTTTACCAAAAACAAAAAAGGAAGTGTTCAAAAAACTTTTGCAACCAAAAAAGGAAGCTTTGAAAACGGAAATGTTTCGATTTTGATCAATGAAAATAGCGCATCGGCAAGTGAGATACTCGCAGGAGCAGTTCAGGATAATGACAGAGGGACAATTGTAGGCCGCCGCTCTTTTGGGAAAGGATTAGTGCAACGCGAAATGGATTTTGATGACGGTTCGGCCGTTCGACTGACTATTGCGAGGTATTATACCCCTACGGGCCGTTCGATTCAAAAACCGTATGCCAAAGGGAATGAGGATTATTTTAAAGAATCGGATTCTCGTTTTAAAAATGGGGAATTGTATAAAAAAGACAGCATAAAAGTGGCCGACACCCTTAAATTTAAAACCCCGAAAGGGAAAGTTGTTTATGGCGGTGGCGGAATAGTTCCTGATGTTTTTGTTCCTCTTGAAGTGGAACATGGCAGTGAACACATTGTATATCTATTGCAATCTGGAATTGTAGGCAGGTTTGTATTCGAACAATTAGATAAGGACAGAAAAGCTTTTAATGGCTTGTCTTTTGAAGGATTTGTTGCTAAAATGAAAACATCCGATTTGTATTTTAATGCTTTTCAAAAATACTTGCAACAAAACGGACTGGATTTAAGATTAACAAAAAGTAAGGCAATAGTAAAACGCTATCTCTCGGCTGAATTCGCCCGACAGTTATATGGTGAAAGTAATTATTATGAAATTATCTTAAAGGACGATGTGATGATTAAAGCAGTGTTGAAATAA
- a CDS encoding dCMP deaminase family protein: MEVLKLNKYDKAYLRIATEWGLLSYCKRKQVGAIIVRDRMIISDGYNGTPSGFENCCEDDEGLTRWDVLHAEANAILKVARSTQSCEGATLYITLSPCKECSKLIHQSGIKRVVYHNGYRDDSGIQFLIKAGIVVEHIPVLEE, translated from the coding sequence ATGGAAGTGTTAAAATTAAATAAATACGATAAAGCATATCTGAGAATTGCAACGGAATGGGGCCTTTTGTCTTATTGTAAACGCAAACAAGTAGGAGCAATAATTGTTCGTGATCGAATGATAATTTCTGATGGTTATAACGGAACCCCTTCTGGTTTTGAAAATTGTTGTGAGGATGATGAAGGGTTGACGCGTTGGGATGTTTTGCATGCCGAAGCAAATGCTATTTTAAAAGTAGCTCGATCTACTCAATCTTGTGAAGGTGCAACGCTTTATATTACACTTTCACCTTGTAAAGAGTGTAGTAAATTGATACATCAATCCGGGATAAAAAGAGTGGTTTATCACAATGGTTACCGTGATGATTCCGGGATTCAGTTTTTGATTAAAGCGGGGATAGTTGTAGAACATATTCCAGTATTAGAAGAATAA
- a CDS encoding HupE/UreJ family protein, with the protein MSQFWIYFQIGLKHVLDIYSYDHVLFLIALAVPFTFKDWKRIVLLVSLFTIGHTLALILSVFGIIAVKVNVVELLIPITILITALFNLFTAGKSNKKESINLVFFITLFFGIIHGLGFSSYFKSIIGGSSTSKLLPLGEFALGIEVAQIAVVFVVLILSYIVQTVFRFSKRDWTLVMSAFIIGVVLPMIIDNKIWLR; encoded by the coding sequence ATGTCACAATTTTGGATTTATTTTCAAATAGGATTAAAACACGTTCTGGATATCTATTCATACGACCATGTTTTGTTTTTAATAGCCTTGGCTGTACCGTTTACTTTTAAGGACTGGAAACGGATTGTGCTATTAGTTTCCCTTTTTACAATTGGGCATACTTTGGCCTTGATATTATCTGTTTTTGGCATAATTGCTGTTAAGGTAAATGTGGTTGAATTACTGATACCAATTACTATTTTGATAACCGCTTTATTTAATTTGTTTACCGCTGGTAAGTCGAATAAAAAAGAAAGCATCAATCTAGTGTTTTTTATAACCCTTTTCTTCGGGATAATTCACGGATTGGGTTTCTCGAGTTATTTTAAATCGATTATTGGAGGATCTTCAACATCTAAATTATTGCCATTAGGGGAATTTGCTTTAGGTATAGAAGTGGCTCAAATAGCCGTGGTTTTTGTGGTTTTGATTTTGTCTTATATTGTTCAAACGGTATTTAGATTCTCTAAAAGAGATTGGACTTTAGTAATGTCAGCATTTATAATAGGTGTGGTTTTACCAATGATAATTGATAATAAAATTTGGTTAAGATAG
- a CDS encoding TerB family tellurite resistance protein — MSFSDLFDSEFKQRNKGHFSSIVRLALADGVFAPEEKEFLEKLAIRLEISSAEYEEILENPSKYPINPPYLYAKRLERLYDLARMVRIDHILGDKQEVMLKKLCLGIGFTSENVDSIVASALSLVDENVDLDDFLLKMQKDE; from the coding sequence ATGTCATTTTCAGATTTATTTGATAGCGAATTCAAACAAAGAAATAAAGGTCACTTTTCTTCCATTGTAAGACTAGCATTAGCCGATGGGGTTTTTGCCCCTGAAGAAAAAGAATTTTTAGAGAAATTAGCTATTCGCCTGGAAATTTCTTCAGCAGAATATGAAGAAATTCTAGAGAATCCTTCAAAATACCCAATCAACCCTCCTTATTTATACGCGAAAAGATTAGAGCGTTTATATGACTTGGCAAGAATGGTGCGTATTGACCACATACTTGGTGACAAGCAAGAAGTTATGCTTAAGAAGCTTTGTTTAGGAATTGGTTTTACATCAGAAAATGTAGATTCTATAGTTGCTTCTGCTCTATCACTAGTAGACGAGAATGTAGATCTAGACGACTTCCTTTTGAAAATGCAAAAAGATGAATAA
- the fbp gene encoding class 1 fructose-bisphosphatase → MKERNKTLGEFIIENQNAFQYSSGELSRIINSIRLAAKVVNYKVNKAGLVDIIGAAGEQNIQGEDQQKLDVYANEVFIQTLINREIVCGIASEENDEFITVEGSDNSHNNKYVVLMDPLDGSSNIDVNVSVGTIFSVFRRITPIGTPVTLEDFLQPGTSQVAAGYVIYGTSTMIVYTTGHGVNGFTLNPAIGTFYLSHPDMQFSKDGNIYSINEGNYVHFPQGVKDYLKYCQSEEEDRPYTSRYIGSLVSDIHRNMIKGGIYIYPTSSKAPKGKLRLLYECNPMAFIAEQAGGKASDGFGRIMEIQPTELHERVPFFCGSHNMVEKAEEFMLKAKLSKY, encoded by the coding sequence ATGAAAGAACGCAACAAAACACTAGGGGAATTTATCATTGAAAACCAAAATGCTTTTCAATATTCATCAGGAGAATTATCCAGAATTATCAATTCTATTCGGCTAGCTGCTAAAGTCGTTAATTATAAAGTAAATAAAGCTGGATTAGTTGATATTATTGGAGCTGCTGGAGAACAAAATATTCAGGGTGAAGATCAACAAAAATTGGACGTTTACGCAAATGAAGTTTTTATTCAGACATTAATTAATCGTGAGATTGTATGTGGAATCGCATCCGAGGAAAACGATGAGTTTATTACAGTTGAAGGTAGTGACAATAGTCATAATAACAAATATGTTGTTTTGATGGATCCACTTGATGGATCTTCAAATATCGACGTAAACGTTTCGGTAGGGACTATTTTTTCTGTTTTTAGAAGAATAACGCCTATAGGAACTCCGGTTACACTTGAGGATTTCTTGCAACCAGGTACAAGTCAGGTTGCAGCAGGGTATGTGATTTACGGTACGTCAACTATGATCGTTTATACAACGGGTCACGGTGTGAATGGGTTTACTTTAAATCCAGCTATTGGAACATTTTATTTATCGCATCCAGATATGCAGTTTTCTAAAGATGGGAATATATATTCTATCAATGAAGGGAATTATGTTCATTTTCCACAAGGGGTGAAAGATTATCTTAAATATTGTCAGTCTGAAGAAGAGGACAGGCCGTATACATCTCGTTATATAGGAAGTTTAGTTTCTGACATTCATAGAAATATGATTAAGGGAGGTATTTATATTTACCCTACAAGTTCTAAAGCACCTAAGGGGAAATTACGTTTACTATATGAATGTAACCCTATGGCTTTTATAGCTGAACAGGCTGGAGGAAAAGCTTCTGATGGTTTTGGAAGAATTATGGAAATTCAACCAACTGAATTACATGAACGTGTCCCGTTTTTCTGTGGTAGCCACAATATGGTTGAGAAAGCGGAGGAGTTTATGCTTAAAGCTAAATTAAGTAAATATTAA
- a CDS encoding GNAT family N-acetyltransferase, which produces MNIRRGNPEDMNAVLGLIQELADYEKEPDAVLITAKDLIRDGFGDIPLFQVFVAEVDSEIVGIALYYYRYSTWKGKIIHLEDLVVKEKMRGTGLGLALYTEIIKQGKKDQVKRIDWHVLDWNSPAIDFYEKSGAKVLRDWDVVQMDEIGIDNFLQNI; this is translated from the coding sequence ATGAATATAAGAAGAGGAAATCCTGAAGACATGAATGCAGTTCTAGGTTTAATACAAGAACTGGCTGATTATGAAAAAGAACCCGATGCCGTGTTAATAACTGCGAAAGATTTAATTCGAGATGGTTTTGGGGACATTCCTTTATTTCAAGTTTTTGTTGCCGAAGTTGACTCTGAAATTGTAGGTATTGCTTTGTACTATTACCGTTATTCAACTTGGAAAGGAAAAATAATTCATCTAGAAGACTTAGTTGTTAAAGAAAAAATGCGAGGAACTGGATTAGGACTTGCGTTGTACACTGAGATTATTAAGCAAGGTAAGAAAGACCAAGTGAAAAGAATCGACTGGCATGTTCTCGACTGGAACTCTCCTGCTATAGACTTTTATGAAAAATCAGGAGCAAAAGTATTAAGAGATTGGGATGTAGTACAAATGGATGAAATAGGTATTGATAATTTTTTACAAAATATCTAA
- a CDS encoding aspartate kinase, with protein sequence MRVFKFGGASVKDAEGIKNVYDVLQKVGYEDVLLVVSAMGKTTNALEVVIKNYFDKSAELQSSVQEVKKYHNQILLDLFEDDKNDVFQAVKLHFSDLDYFLGHNKSPNYNFVYDQIVSYGELISTTILSHFMNFMGIKTQWIDVRNFIKTDANYRDAEVNWELTQKNISKNVKRKILNITQGFLGSDENNFTTTLGREGSDYTAAIFAYCLNAESVTIWKDVPGVMNADPRYFENASLLNQISYREAIELAFYGATVIHPKTLQPLQKKEIPLYVKSFINPLLKGTSVSKGATLEPFLPCFIVKKNQLLISLSSIDFSFIMEDNISEIFSLFSEYKLKVNLIQNSAISFSVCVEDKFDNFKELNTVLSKKFKVDFTENVTLFTIRHFNDKAAEMVEKGKTVLLKQVSTETMQIVTRDN encoded by the coding sequence ATGAGAGTATTTAAATTTGGTGGAGCTTCAGTAAAAGATGCCGAGGGTATAAAAAATGTATATGATGTTTTACAAAAAGTAGGATATGAAGATGTCTTGTTAGTTGTTTCTGCAATGGGAAAAACAACAAATGCTCTTGAGGTCGTTATAAAAAATTATTTTGACAAATCAGCTGAGCTACAATCTTCTGTCCAAGAGGTGAAAAAATACCACAATCAAATTCTTTTGGATCTGTTTGAAGACGATAAAAACGATGTTTTTCAAGCTGTCAAACTACATTTCTCTGATTTAGACTACTTTTTAGGCCATAACAAATCTCCAAATTATAATTTTGTTTACGATCAGATTGTAAGCTATGGTGAATTGATTTCTACAACTATCCTTAGTCATTTCATGAATTTTATGGGTATCAAAACACAATGGATTGATGTGCGTAATTTCATAAAAACTGATGCTAATTACAGAGATGCTGAAGTGAACTGGGAATTGACACAAAAGAATATTTCCAAAAATGTGAAAAGAAAAATTCTAAATATCACTCAGGGATTTTTGGGGTCTGATGAAAATAATTTCACCACAACTCTAGGTCGTGAAGGATCGGATTACACCGCTGCCATTTTCGCCTATTGTTTAAATGCTGAAAGTGTAACAATCTGGAAAGATGTCCCAGGGGTAATGAATGCCGATCCAAGATATTTTGAAAATGCCAGTTTATTAAACCAGATATCGTATCGTGAAGCAATTGAACTTGCTTTTTATGGAGCAACTGTTATTCATCCGAAAACATTACAGCCTTTACAAAAAAAGGAAATTCCTTTGTATGTTAAGTCATTTATAAATCCGTTATTAAAAGGAACAAGTGTTTCTAAAGGCGCAACTTTAGAACCCTTTTTACCTTGTTTTATAGTTAAAAAAAATCAGCTGTTAATCTCGCTGTCTTCTATAGATTTCTCTTTTATTATGGAAGACAACATCAGCGAAATTTTCTCTTTGTTCTCCGAATATAAATTAAAAGTGAATTTAATTCAGAATTCGGCTATTAGTTTCTCTGTATGTGTCGAAGACAAATTTGATAACTTCAAGGAATTGAATACTGTATTGTCAAAGAAATTTAAAGTTGATTTTACTGAAAACGTTACTTTATTTACCATTAGACATTTTAATGATAAAGCGGCAGAAATGGTTGAAAAAGGGAAGACAGTGCTGTTGAAACAAGTCAGTACTGAAACAATGCAGATTGTAACCCGTGATAACTAA
- a CDS encoding OmpA family protein, producing MKRNLFIFSVFICLFSIQGFGQKASIASADKKYERYAYIDAIATYESVAESGYKDEKMFQKLGNAYYFNADLEKAAKWYAELFSMNKEQEPEYFYRYSQCLKTLGEYKEADKMLEQFNKKSGNDLRAKLFVSNKNYLEEIKENSGRFNVTDAGINSEFSDYGSSFIGNNLVFASARDTGGVSKKIFKWTNQSFTNLYSSEVKSDGSMSKPERFGNSINSKFHESTPIFTRDGLTMYFTRNNYLDGKKGKDDQRITLLKLYKASLIDGQWKNVTELPFNSDQYSVAHPALSKDDKTLYFASNMPGTKGQSDIFKVTIKEDGTYSSPENLGDIINTEGRETFPFISDDNELYFSSDGRPGLGGLDIYVSKIENDLSFKKVQNIGAPINGTHDDFSFMIDSESRNGFFSSNRVGGKGYDDIYKFTETRKLLCEQNLIGTITDKETDKIISDSKISLFDENFQFLKANISDNKGNYSFEVECGKKYYVRAEKIDFESNEGTFTIPKSNGKSILSLELEKRIKPIGQGTDLAKTLNIPVIYFDLDKSFIRNDASFELAKIVAVMKQYPKLKIDVRSHTDSRQTTQYNEVLSDRRAKSTRDWLIKNGIEASRLTAKGYGESQLINKCADGVDCSEAEHQANRRSEFVIISME from the coding sequence ATGAAACGAAACCTCTTTATTTTTAGTGTATTTATTTGTCTTTTTTCAATCCAAGGATTTGGACAAAAAGCGAGTATAGCATCGGCAGATAAAAAATACGAACGATATGCGTATATAGATGCCATAGCAACATATGAAAGTGTTGCTGAGAGTGGTTACAAGGATGAAAAAATGTTCCAAAAATTAGGCAATGCCTACTATTTTAATGCTGATTTAGAAAAAGCGGCAAAATGGTATGCCGAACTTTTTTCTATGAACAAAGAACAAGAGCCTGAGTATTTTTATAGATATTCACAATGCTTAAAGACACTTGGTGAATATAAAGAGGCGGATAAAATGCTAGAACAATTCAATAAAAAATCAGGTAATGATCTAAGAGCAAAATTATTTGTTTCCAATAAAAATTACTTAGAAGAGATTAAAGAAAATTCAGGGCGTTTTAATGTGACAGATGCTGGGATTAATTCTGAATTCTCAGATTATGGTAGTTCATTTATAGGCAATAATTTAGTTTTTGCATCTGCAAGAGATACTGGTGGGGTTTCCAAAAAAATATTTAAATGGACTAATCAATCTTTTACAAATTTATATTCTTCTGAAGTGAAGTCAGACGGGTCAATGAGTAAACCTGAACGATTTGGAAACAGTATTAATTCAAAATTTCATGAATCTACCCCCATTTTTACTAGAGATGGATTAACGATGTATTTTACACGAAATAATTATCTAGATGGAAAAAAAGGGAAAGACGATCAAAGAATCACATTGTTAAAATTATATAAGGCCTCTTTAATAGATGGACAGTGGAAGAATGTTACGGAGCTGCCTTTTAATAGTGATCAATATAGTGTTGCTCATCCTGCTTTAAGTAAAGATGATAAAACGTTATATTTTGCATCAAATATGCCAGGGACAAAAGGACAATCGGATATTTTTAAAGTTACCATTAAAGAAGACGGGACTTACTCATCTCCTGAAAATTTAGGGGACATTATAAATACAGAAGGAAGGGAAACTTTTCCTTTTATATCAGATGATAACGAATTATATTTTTCTTCTGATGGTCGACCAGGTTTAGGAGGATTGGATATTTACGTTTCCAAAATAGAAAATGATTTAAGTTTCAAAAAAGTTCAAAATATAGGTGCTCCAATAAACGGAACACACGATGATTTTTCTTTTATGATCGATAGCGAAAGTAGAAACGGATTTTTCTCATCCAATAGAGTTGGAGGAAAAGGCTATGATGATATTTACAAGTTTACAGAAACTAGAAAATTATTATGTGAACAGAATTTAATTGGAACAATAACGGATAAAGAAACGGATAAAATAATTTCGGACTCTAAAATAAGTTTGTTTGACGAGAATTTCCAATTTTTAAAAGCAAATATTTCAGATAATAAGGGGAATTATAGTTTTGAAGTAGAATGCGGTAAAAAATATTATGTAAGGGCTGAGAAAATTGATTTTGAATCTAATGAGGGCACTTTTACAATTCCAAAATCTAACGGTAAATCAATTTTATCTTTGGAACTAGAGAAGCGTATAAAACCAATAGGTCAGGGAACAGACTTAGCGAAAACACTAAATATTCCTGTTATCTATTTTGATTTAGATAAATCTTTCATTAGAAATGATGCTTCATTTGAGTTAGCTAAAATAGTAGCAGTAATGAAACAATATCCAAAATTAAAAATCGATGTGCGTTCACATACTGACAGCCGCCAAACTACTCAATATAACGAAGTTTTATCAGATAGAAGAGCAAAATCAACTAGAGATTGGTTAATTAAAAACGGCATTGAAGCTAGTCGATTAACAGCTAAAGGATATGGTGAATCACAATTAATTAATAAATGTGCAGACGGTGTTGATTGTTCAGAAGCGGAACATCAAGCGAATAGAAGAAGTGAATTTGTTATTATATCAATGGAATAA
- a CDS encoding type IX secretion system membrane protein PorP/SprF — protein sequence MKTKIAIVIFILITSLGYGQQDAQFTQYMYNSISINPAYAGSRESMSVFALHRTQWVGLDGAPVTNNVSINTPIKGSNVGLGISIINDKIGPSDETNIAVDFAYHIKTSDSYKLAFGLKASANLLNVDFQKLTYLTTDNSLNTNIDNKFSPNIGVGFYLYSSNGYIGLSVPNLLETQHFDKYAGNGAQSYLAKERLHYYLTAGKVYDLSSELKFKPAVITKWVQGAPLQVDLSANFLFNEKFVAGLAYRWSAAVSAMVGFQASNSWFIGYGYDLETTRLSHFNSGSHEIFLRYELFNKYDRIVSPRFF from the coding sequence ATGAAAACAAAAATAGCTATAGTAATATTCATACTGATAACAAGTCTAGGGTATGGCCAGCAAGACGCTCAGTTTACTCAGTATATGTATAATAGTATAAGTATTAATCCTGCATATGCGGGTTCTAGGGAATCAATGAGTGTGTTTGCCTTACATCGAACTCAGTGGGTTGGACTAGACGGAGCTCCAGTTACAAACAACGTTTCGATTAATACTCCTATAAAAGGGAGTAATGTAGGATTAGGAATTTCTATAATTAATGATAAAATTGGACCGTCTGACGAAACCAATATTGCAGTTGATTTTGCATATCATATTAAAACTTCCGATAGTTATAAATTAGCTTTTGGACTAAAAGCTTCGGCTAATTTATTAAATGTAGATTTTCAAAAGCTTACCTATTTAACAACTGATAATAGTTTAAATACAAATATTGATAATAAATTTTCACCTAATATAGGTGTTGGGTTTTATTTGTACTCATCAAATGGGTATATTGGATTATCAGTACCTAATTTATTAGAAACGCAACATTTTGATAAATATGCTGGGAATGGAGCTCAAAGTTATTTAGCAAAAGAAAGACTTCATTATTATCTAACAGCCGGAAAGGTGTATGATTTGAGTAGTGAATTGAAATTTAAACCAGCTGTTATAACTAAATGGGTTCAAGGAGCTCCTTTACAAGTTGACTTATCGGCTAATTTTTTATTCAATGAAAAATTTGTTGCTGGTTTAGCATATCGTTGGAGCGCCGCAGTAAGTGCAATGGTTGGATTTCAAGCGTCAAACTCATGGTTTATAGGGTATGGATATGACTTAGAAACTACTCGTTTGTCACATTTCAATTCAGGTTCTCATGAAATCTTTTTGAGATATGAATTGTTTAATAAATATGATAGAATTGTATCACCAAGATTTTTCTAA